In Streptomyces sp. NBC_01439, the following are encoded in one genomic region:
- a CDS encoding VenA family class IV lanthipeptide: MENRELELLAHLHALPETDPVGVDGAPFAATCECVGLLTLLNTVCIGISCAG, from the coding sequence ATGGAGAACCGCGAACTCGAACTGCTGGCTCACCTGCACGCCCTTCCGGAGACCGACCCGGTCGGCGTCGACGGAGCGCCGTTCGCCGCGACCTGTGAGTGCGTCGGCCTGCTGACGCTCCTCAACACCGTCTGTATCGGCATTAGCTGCGCCGGCTGA